aaatggtttatgtcaaaataattagacacaaaacactgatctgagttgaaatatttgaatgcaaagcttccatgaagaaatcggttgctagcaaacggcaagttcaaactagacattttagggatacagtgcagtcataccatttttttccacaacatttaaccacataaataattaagtagtagtactagtttgttagttatcttataatccattactgtgtacaaaaaaaaaaaaaaaatgacagcagctgtgtatgaaacaacagagcgagtccacgataccagggtgacagaattaagaaattgtctacacaatattgaattaagatttaatattttattagctaaccaaacgcaaagcttccaccaagaaaaactatcaagcatacagcactgacttaagttgccccaaatgagtctgagttattagtttttatcagttgttatcggggaataacataccttggaatgtcatgactgaccaatcagaatcaagcacttcacagagccatgtaataatttaatttaaagcacagacaccacaaattcagactttttttttttttacttacttattttttggggctttttatgccttttattgtgataggacagtagagagatgacaggaaagagctgggagaaGAGAGGAGAGCGGGACCAGCAAAGGCCCTCAAGATGGGAATCGAaaactaaccacaaggctactGGCACCAACGCcccaaattcagacttaacagctcttatttactttgagatcattgcgaggttaaatacagatttgaaatcagaacaagaaattgtttaatagctatgatactgggtttgaaatcaaatgtttgcatagtcatgacagaaaacactagcatctaacaatgccttggaaaaaacaatcttaaaaaataaagtttatgcataaaaccaaacaggaaataaaatagttatcgaataagcatgtgtcctattctgtgtcctaaactcctgaaacattggtgtctcattttagagcagtcaatgcaatttatgaaagaagttaaatctgtaagtgggggtgggtgtgtgaaaaaattcagatgtaatcccctttgtaatcactggcatttttcaaaagtaactgtaatttaattacacattttttctcagtaactgtaactaattacaattacatttattttgtaattaaattacgtaattccgttacatgtaactagttactccccaacactgtctttaacctattacatttccaaagtaatcTTCCCAACACTGGATCTGCATAGTGTAGTGACTTAGGCCCAATCCCAATTCTATTTTCTACCCCTTTGCCTACCCCTCGCCCCTTCCCCTTGCCCCTTGAAACAAAGTGGAAAGGGGAAGGGTTAAAAATGTTCCCCTAAGAAATGGGACACCACTACTACACTGTCATACGTCATCATACGTGgatacagtgacagtttcgccgttttctccaacattacaCAACTAATTAAACTCGATCTGtacattcttaactttaatgcagattttagatattagccgtcgatcactccctgtcactgacactgcgctccgctgaaactcggaatcggccgtttttttctctctctcagccaACCTCTGTTCCGGATTTGTAAACTACATTGAAATTAGAGGTGTGTGATAcgacgatttttgattgtggacaaataaaatgtcattctgTCAGACGCAATACAACGCggcattcacatcaaatgataactcagCTTCAGAGTTTCACTCAGgcaggggcgtaatttccactggggacacacttttcaaaatccccccactttcaaatagttttgttaaattaatgtcttgtattatAGAATGCACGCTCAGCACCGCCGTGAGTTtagcgccatcgttaaaacgaaaccgaaagtaaaacgcgcgggcgcaatcaaaagcatttttaataccccacgtttagagagcgactccccaatgtgcgcaaattaggctacataacatatctaggctgtaggctataggttgtgtagttgtatttaatacaaccttaatattcatttttggtgctcctaactttttgaagatgggagcaccagtgctactaagtaaaaaaagttaatttcgagccctgtagataaaacatattttctaaTATCGTGCAATCAGTGCTATCCGCTAGCAAACTTTAGCGATTTTTTTGCAAACGTTTCTTTACAGAACATCAccgtaaacacaaacacaagattgaaggtaatatacatataatgaaaaattgtcataaaaatccttattaatggcaaaaaatacttacatttatgGGTTTGCTTGCTCGAGTGAGCAGCCATGTTGGAAATTTCTCTTAGCCCTTCGTTTGAAGTGAGGTCCCGAAAAATCTTAGTTTGGAGGGCTATCTAGCCCCTCCCCTTCCCCCTACCCCTCCAACCAAAAGAGAATTGAGACACCCCTACCCCTACACGTGAACGCGCCAAACGGAGGGGTAGGGGAAAGTGTAGGGGTAAGGGGTAGAATTGGGATTGGGCCTTAGTGGCTGGTTTAACCAAATGTCTCTTTGCAGGCTGGCTGTGAACTTTCACTTAAGAAAAGGACCAAAGACAGATGATGGAAGGAAAGTATCCTAGGTAAGAGCCGGGTGTGCCTATAAGCGTCAACGACACCAGACAATCTCTGTGTGTGAAGTCCTGGTTTATGTAGAGCTGTAGATAAGGGTGATGGCAAACAGGTGTGTTGATTGAGTAGGGAGAGGattatgggaaatgtagtgtgCTAAAGTGACTGCCgtgataaatataaattcactCAGATTGTGacagtttgattatttttgttacaaTAACACAGTAACAGAGTTGatacacatatttttaaacCTCTAAATCATTAACGATGAAAATTTAGCTGAAAAACCTGTTGTACAAAGTCTTCTAGATGCTTTCTGTCACCTGACTAATACCTAAGTAAGTAAGGCCTTTCagtataattacaaaaatgtccaCCTTCAGGTTCTGGTAGATGTCAAATATAaactgaatgtttattttttcacaccCACGAAATGTAAAAGCAATGAGAACTTTCACCTTACATGATAACTTAGGGGTCAGTAGGGgagtttaaaatatgattttttatgaGACTTTATtcctaaaggggtcatcggatgcccaagttgatatgattctttaaagtctataatatactttggttaattctcaatggtagtgtagaataacacccttttaccttgccaaaatcagctctgcaaaaatcatcccattctggtcgaggctgctttaaatgcaaatgagctctgcttgccccgcccctctcttctctctgtggagtgacgagtctgtttacttcagccatgtttagccgctaaacttgctacctagcacattattaggaaaggtgatagaaaagattcataaaaaaccccttatactcatttctgctgtaagtgaagctggatcatgaatgattcttCAAGAAAAACCTTTAATCTGAGGagtgtatatgtttatgtttgtaCATAGAGTATGTATTATGTAGACCTCAACTATactattcctttttttttttttttttagctcttttttgtgtgtttgctgtTGAACTAAAAACAATGTGAATATACACcactttaaacattttatttagaagTTGTTGAAAAGGAGTATGGAGGGTTAGTGATCACAATTAGGCTGTGAGTTTGTTGGGGTGAGGCCCCATCCATTTCTCCcctggaacacacacacaaaacagaatGATTGGACAATGAACAACATGTCACAGCACAATAAAtggtaaataatatatatggttaatataagaaaaataactAACACGCTACCTTAAAAGTAAATACATATCTTTGTTTGATAGCTCAGTTATCAGTAACAATAACTTACCATGTATGTTCCTCAGCTCTGAGTATTAAAGGATTGgtgcacttccagaacaaaaatttacagataatttactcacccccttgtcatccaatatatttctgtctttctttcttcagtcatgaagaaatcatgtttttgaggaaaacatttaaggaatgttctccatatagtggacttcaatggtgcctgtgagtttgaacttccaaaatgcagtttaaccctttaactgtcaccatcCCCTCTGTGgaacgcctaagtttacttccatattacaaataaattctaatctaatcatgacaaactatatatcactGGGAAGGTCTacgactcctaaatagatatttgatcactcttttgtgttacaaattatgtaggaaagataatagattaatttatgacaagagtgcatcTAAAAAatttctgacctttgtcacaaaaagactttctttgttgccttttcCCTATCATGCAATAGAAAtcttaagaaattatgtatcaactaaaaacttaaaatctcaaaattcatcatttgaaaaccattttaaaatcagactttGCATCACCATGGaaattgtacatcaaaatcatattacaaaatgttttcgatcatgaattataaacatttaacttTGATGCATTTTTTGGAGTGCATTTTATGTCTATGTCCAAGACAGTTCAaagtagcttcaaagggctctaaacgatcccagccaaggaagaagggtcttatctagcgaaatgatctgtcattttctaaaaaaaagtttacaatttatatactttttaacctcaaatattcgtcttgtctagctctgcgatgcgcatgcgtactctgtgcactccgcttcagtacagttagggtatgtcgaaaaactcccacctaattttctcctccaacttcacaATCATCCTACagcgctgcagaagtaccgacccagtatttacaaagtgaacgtgcaaagaaggtcaaacgctctttacaaaaaaaggtaaaacagcaatgtaggacgattttgaagctggaggagaaaatgatataggagtttttcaacataaaaagtgtataaattgtaatgtttttttagaaattaaccaatcgtttcgctagataagacccttcttcctcagctgagatcatttagacccctttaaagctgcatttaaactgcattttggaagttcaaacttatgGGCACCTtaaaaagtccactatatggagaacattcctgaaatttttcctcaaaaaacataatttctttatgactgaagaaagaaagacatgaacatcttggatgacaagggggtgagtacaagggggtacatttttgttctggatgtgaactaattctttaataaCCACCCCTGCATGTCAGTTGTTAGTGATTTCAAGAGTTTTACATCCAGGTCATTTCAGGCATAAATTATCACAGAATAATGAATAACAAATCATGAATAACCTTCGTTATagataactgttttttaaataattgtatttttatttattttatcgtGACTAATTGGAGTAatctttctaaaaataaaaaggaaaacataAATGTGctaataaaatttgtaaattaaCCGTTGACGTTAGTCAAACAAATTGTTGGTTAATCAATGAATCAGTCTAAATCCCTAGATAATAGTAGTTACCGATGAAATAAGCCATGAGCTCAAATCTGTCAGAACCAAAAAAGACCTCAGTCTTCCCATTCACGTGGCACACGATGAATGGAAGACCAAAACAGCACTGCAAAAAtaaggaaaaaggaaaagaagttttatgaagttttattattttgatagtTTTATGATAAGACATTTCAGTGGGCAGGACAAAAGGTTGCAAAGATAAATAAAGGAAAACCAACTTTATACTCAAGTGCTTCCTGTGTGACTCTCTTCAGCTTGTCTTTGATTGGCTGAGATTTGGAGAGAGTCAGAATTTCCTCCACCTCATTGGCTGAGAGACCTGCCTTTAATCCAGCCTGTGCAAAACAGAAAGACATTGGAGAATTAATAGTAGTCATATAGTTGTACGTTTGTTTTATTGTCTTGGTTTAGCATAGATAAATCTCACTCTCCATCTTGCtgtgaaaatatataatgaaatttagtttttaatcatCTCATTTAATCTCCTCATCTGAGTTATATGATACCTCAGTGAGTGAGGAAAACTGGGAAATGTCTTGATGAGTGCGCCACATTCTTTTCCAGAGCTCTTTAGACACCCTTTCCAATGCGTctccctctttttctctctctgctaCAGCTGTCACAAAACGCATCGCATTCAAAGAGTCTGAGATGACAAGAGAGAagagaagaacaaaaaaaagagcattAAAAGAAATGTGATTCAATTAGAAGCACATgactattctttttttattggaCGAGTTAAGTGCCATAGAAGCAATTTCcataaagcaatttaaaaaacagt
The sequence above is drawn from the Labeo rohita strain BAU-BD-2019 chromosome 16, IGBB_LRoh.1.0, whole genome shotgun sequence genome and encodes:
- the LOC127178681 gene encoding glutathione S-transferase kappa 1, translating into MSNSRKIIELFYDVTSPYSWLAFEVLCRYRNVWNINLKFKPAYLGGVIYGSGNQPPGLNPCKFLYMVSDLTLLSKYFGVPMYRPSVLPEKDSLNAMRFVTAVAEREKEGDALERVSKELWKRMWRTHQDISQFSSLTEAGLKAGLSANEVEEILTLSKSQPIKDKLKRVTQEALEYKCCFGLPFIVCHVNGKTEVFFGSDRFELMAYFIGEKWMGPHPNKLTA